The following are encoded in a window of Sphaerisporangium siamense genomic DNA:
- a CDS encoding TetR family transcriptional regulator: MAAEKLTRESVVERALELANEEGVESLTIRRLAGRLGVTPMALYWHFKNKDEMVWALADHLLSSVTADISPDDPWQVRLRGMVEALVAAMREHPSLPDFLATVEAKHDLESFKRATEAALEALTAAGFSVSEGYYISSYLLNGTIALVKYHPGCPAGMSEADEAEARRLRRLHIESLPPDRFPRMIDYGATLACAPDVDHYFAFGVDLLMAGVEDMARRRAAG, from the coding sequence GTGGCCGCAGAGAAGCTGACCCGCGAGAGCGTGGTCGAACGGGCCCTTGAGCTCGCCAACGAAGAGGGCGTCGAGTCGCTGACGATCCGGCGGCTCGCCGGTCGGCTCGGCGTCACGCCCATGGCGCTGTACTGGCATTTCAAGAACAAGGACGAGATGGTGTGGGCGCTCGCCGACCACCTGCTCTCCAGCGTGACCGCGGACATCTCCCCGGACGATCCCTGGCAGGTCCGCCTGCGCGGCATGGTCGAGGCGCTCGTCGCCGCCATGCGCGAACATCCGTCGCTGCCCGATTTCCTCGCCACCGTCGAGGCGAAGCACGATCTGGAGAGCTTCAAGCGGGCCACGGAGGCGGCCCTGGAGGCTCTCACGGCGGCGGGCTTCTCGGTGAGCGAGGGCTACTACATCTCGTCCTACCTGCTCAACGGAACGATCGCGCTGGTCAAGTACCATCCGGGTTGCCCGGCGGGCATGTCGGAGGCCGACGAGGCCGAGGCGCGGCGGCTGCGGCGGCTGCACATCGAGTCCCTCCCGCCCGACCGCTTCCCCCGCATGATCGACTACGGCGCCACGTTGGCCTGCGCGCCGGACGTCGACCACTATTTCGCGTTCGGCGTCGACCTCCTGATGGCGGGCGTGGAGGACATGGCGCGGCGCCGCGCCGCCGGTTAA
- a CDS encoding MFS transporter gives MVAHPLDQAAPVPPGTPEYAKQLRYAWRVCSVTSLGLILIGINGSTLNVALPAVVRHFQAGALASSWILVSYLLIITATLVFFGRVADLLGRREIYLAGFALFVTASLLAGFSPTVAFLIVMRGVQALGAAMILANGTVIITVAFPPDRLSQGMGVYIGTLSVAQLAGPTLGGLIAQAAGWQWVFWVNVPAGVVGLLWGWTTLRRVPAGPRTSLDVAGNVIVFAALSAILVALSDAGSHGLSGPVVIAGTLLFLVLLPVLIVVEGRASHPVLDPRLFGRRMLAFANLASFCTALSRSALVLLIALYFQAARGMDAFEAALGVLPVPVGMALASPTAGALGRRVSPYALSVGGGALNFAGLVCLTLSAGAATPYWVIGTGLFLAGCGNGAFLTGNTTQVMSALPPGGLGVVNGFRLMIMNAGIVLSVAMSLSVLTSTLAPPLRNLVYAGTLARLSPTAVQQLLSGFQRTYLVLTVLALAGLVTAACARPDPGRPAGEEKAG, from the coding sequence ATGGTCGCCCATCCGCTTGATCAGGCCGCCCCCGTCCCGCCCGGGACGCCGGAGTACGCGAAGCAGCTTCGATACGCCTGGCGGGTGTGCTCGGTCACCAGCCTCGGCCTCATCCTCATCGGCATCAACGGCAGCACCCTGAACGTGGCGCTCCCCGCCGTCGTGCGGCACTTCCAGGCCGGCGCCCTGGCGTCCTCGTGGATCCTCGTCTCGTACCTGCTGATCATCACCGCGACGCTGGTCTTCTTCGGGCGCGTCGCCGACCTGCTCGGGCGGCGCGAGATCTACCTCGCCGGGTTCGCCTTGTTCGTCACCGCGTCCCTGCTGGCCGGGTTCTCCCCGACCGTCGCGTTCCTGATCGTCATGCGCGGCGTCCAGGCCCTGGGCGCGGCGATGATCCTGGCGAACGGCACCGTGATCATCACCGTGGCCTTCCCGCCCGACCGCCTCAGCCAGGGCATGGGCGTCTACATCGGCACCCTGTCGGTGGCCCAGCTCGCCGGCCCCACGCTCGGCGGCCTCATCGCCCAGGCCGCGGGCTGGCAGTGGGTGTTCTGGGTCAACGTCCCCGCCGGCGTGGTCGGGCTGCTCTGGGGCTGGACGACGCTGCGCCGCGTGCCCGCGGGCCCGCGCACCTCACTGGACGTCGCGGGGAACGTCATCGTCTTCGCCGCGCTGTCGGCGATCCTCGTCGCCCTCTCGGACGCGGGCTCGCACGGCCTGTCCGGCCCCGTGGTGATCGCGGGCACGCTGCTCTTCCTGGTCCTGCTGCCCGTGCTGATCGTCGTCGAGGGCCGCGCCTCCCATCCGGTGCTGGACCCGCGCCTGTTCGGCCGGCGCATGCTGGCGTTCGCGAACCTGGCGTCGTTCTGCACGGCGCTGTCGCGGTCGGCGCTGGTCCTGCTCATCGCCCTGTACTTCCAGGCCGCGCGCGGCATGGACGCGTTCGAGGCGGCGCTCGGCGTGCTGCCGGTGCCCGTCGGCATGGCGCTGGCCTCCCCGACGGCGGGCGCGCTCGGCCGCCGGGTGTCGCCGTACGCGCTGTCGGTCGGCGGGGGCGCGCTGAACTTCGCCGGCCTGGTCTGCCTCACGCTGTCGGCGGGGGCCGCCACGCCGTACTGGGTCATCGGGACCGGCCTGTTCCTGGCGGGATGCGGCAACGGCGCCTTCCTCACCGGCAACACCACGCAGGTGATGAGCGCGCTGCCGCCCGGCGGCCTGGGCGTCGTCAACGGCTTCCGGCTCATGATCATGAACGCGGGGATCGTGCTGAGCGTGGCGATGAGCTTGAGCGTGCTGACGAGCACGCTGGCCCCACCGCTCAGGAACCTCGTGTACGCGGGCACGCTCGCCCGCCTGTCCCCCACGGCCGTCCAGCAGCTCCTGTCGGGCTTCCAGCGGACGTACCTGGTGCTGACCGTGCTGGCGCTCGCCGGGCTGGTCACCGCGGCCTGCGCCCGCCCGGACCCCGGCCGTCCGGCCGGAGAGGAAAAGGCCGGTTAA
- a CDS encoding Crp/Fnr family transcriptional regulator gives MTPSPSLEPGEFLSRLTPDEIADLTAAARGRRWRRGATVMSEGDTSGWALVLTSGRVKVSSHTAGGTEVVLAIRGPGALLGDMSAISGEPRSGTITALEPVEGLVIHDFPGFLNGHGRVAVLLLQLVMERLRDADRKRVEYGAFDTTGRVATRLVELAERFGEPTDGGVKVALPLSQDELAGWTGASREAVSKALRSLRDRGLIETGRRRVTIYDLDSLRRRAR, from the coding sequence ATGACGCCCAGCCCGTCCCTGGAGCCCGGCGAGTTCCTTTCCCGGCTCACCCCGGACGAGATCGCCGATCTCACCGCCGCGGCTCGCGGTCGCCGGTGGCGGCGCGGCGCGACCGTCATGTCCGAGGGCGACACCTCCGGCTGGGCCCTCGTCCTCACCTCGGGCCGGGTGAAGGTCTCCTCGCACACCGCCGGGGGCACCGAGGTCGTGCTGGCCATCCGCGGGCCCGGTGCGCTGCTCGGCGACATGTCGGCCATCAGCGGCGAGCCCCGCTCGGGCACGATCACCGCGCTGGAGCCCGTCGAGGGGCTCGTGATCCACGATTTCCCCGGGTTCCTGAACGGCCACGGCCGCGTCGCGGTTCTTCTGTTACAGCTCGTCATGGAGCGCCTGCGCGACGCCGACCGCAAGCGCGTCGAGTACGGCGCGTTCGACACCACCGGCCGCGTGGCGACCCGCCTGGTCGAGCTGGCCGAGCGCTTCGGAGAGCCCACCGATGGCGGCGTCAAGGTCGCCCTGCCCCTCTCGCAGGACGAGCTGGCGGGCTGGACCGGCGCCTCGCGCGAGGCGGTCAGCAAGGCCCTGCGCTCCCTCCGCGACCGCGGCCTCATCGAGACCGGCCGCCGCCGCGTGACCATCTACGACCTCGACTCCCTCCGCAGACGCGCCCGCTGA
- a CDS encoding adenylate/guanylate cyclase domain-containing protein, which yields MPSNDHAEASAGEPYLPPATQPVRAVVWALHLAAPLLGLWLLLSNPERLNIRWEHPPSHFLLVVAVAGVNVGLGLLVGRAATRRQDARLLLVSLVFLAGAGFFLLHGLATPTVILPRGSHGFDIGQPVGLTVAAVLAFVSSLPLGERAAAAVLARADLLRAGLVVVLVGWGWASLVEGLTPLSAPPPPGGATIGFVSWVGAALYALAAALMFRVHRRRPSAMLVSLVTAYALLGEAMIAGFFRPNWLMSWWEWHLLLTLAFVFVAYSAYVQFRHEGSSQGLFDSVALAATVRRIQARYDEALEELVGHLRRMGESGSPSGPPVATRLAGKFRLNEGQAAVLDRAGRALAAERELSARLGALADVGRRARVGLGEEDLLAGALQRVRQAYGEVRIGLVSDGEVTVGGRRFGADDFKGVEVIPFGGSVVHALTVKGKLAGALEVPVGATPQDEALAATLASQLSIALENARLYRELETLFRQYMSPDVAASLLADPGQAALGGSLVELTALFADLKGFTTFSERVAPGEIVEMLNRYHAAAVPCVLRNGGTIVQFVGDALLALFNAPAAQERHAAQAARAGLAMQEAAEEIAAGNPGYPRFRVGINTGLALVGNIGAPELRGFNAMGDAVNVAARLESLAEPGTVVIGATTRDQLGPGATVRPLGPLVLKGKEQSVEAFVLTALD from the coding sequence GTGCCGTCGAACGACCACGCGGAGGCATCCGCCGGCGAGCCCTACTTACCCCCGGCGACGCAGCCGGTCCGCGCCGTCGTGTGGGCGCTCCACCTCGCGGCGCCGCTGCTCGGCCTCTGGCTGCTCCTGAGCAACCCCGAGCGGCTGAACATCCGCTGGGAGCATCCGCCGAGCCACTTCCTGCTGGTCGTCGCCGTGGCCGGCGTCAACGTCGGGCTGGGCCTGCTGGTCGGCCGGGCCGCCACCCGGCGGCAGGACGCCCGGCTGCTGCTCGTCTCGCTGGTCTTCCTCGCCGGCGCCGGGTTCTTCCTCCTGCACGGCCTCGCCACGCCCACCGTGATCCTCCCCCGGGGCAGCCACGGCTTCGACATCGGCCAGCCGGTCGGCCTGACCGTGGCGGCGGTGCTCGCGTTCGTCTCGTCCCTGCCGCTCGGCGAGCGGGCCGCCGCCGCGGTGCTGGCGCGGGCGGATTTGCTGCGCGCCGGGCTGGTGGTCGTCCTGGTGGGGTGGGGGTGGGCCTCGCTGGTCGAGGGGCTGACGCCGCTCAGCGCGCCGCCGCCCCCCGGCGGGGCCACGATCGGCTTCGTCTCCTGGGTCGGCGCCGCGCTCTACGCCCTGGCCGCCGCGCTCATGTTCCGCGTCCACCGGCGGCGGCCCTCGGCGATGCTGGTCAGCCTGGTCACGGCGTACGCGCTGCTCGGCGAGGCCATGATCGCGGGGTTCTTCCGGCCGAACTGGCTCATGTCGTGGTGGGAGTGGCATCTGCTGCTCACGCTGGCCTTCGTGTTCGTGGCCTACAGCGCCTACGTCCAGTTCCGGCACGAGGGCTCCAGCCAGGGGCTCTTCGACTCGGTCGCGCTCGCGGCGACCGTGCGCCGTATCCAGGCCCGGTACGACGAGGCGCTGGAGGAGCTGGTCGGCCATCTGCGGCGCATGGGCGAGAGCGGGTCGCCGTCCGGCCCGCCGGTCGCGACCAGGCTGGCGGGCAAGTTCCGCCTCAACGAGGGCCAGGCGGCCGTGCTGGACCGCGCCGGGCGGGCCCTGGCCGCCGAGCGGGAGCTGTCGGCCCGGCTCGGGGCGCTCGCCGACGTCGGCCGCCGCGCGCGGGTCGGCCTCGGCGAGGAGGATCTGCTGGCCGGGGCGCTGCAGCGCGTGCGGCAGGCGTACGGGGAGGTCCGCATCGGGCTGGTGTCCGACGGGGAGGTGACGGTCGGCGGGCGGCGGTTCGGCGCGGACGATTTCAAAGGGGTCGAGGTGATCCCCTTCGGCGGGTCGGTGGTGCACGCCCTGACCGTCAAGGGGAAGCTCGCCGGGGCGCTTGAGGTGCCCGTCGGCGCCACGCCCCAGGACGAGGCGCTGGCGGCGACCCTGGCGAGCCAGCTCTCCATCGCGCTGGAGAACGCCCGCCTGTACCGGGAGCTGGAGACGCTGTTCCGGCAGTACATGTCGCCCGACGTCGCCGCGTCGCTGCTGGCCGACCCCGGCCAGGCCGCGCTCGGCGGGTCGCTGGTCGAGCTGACGGCCCTGTTCGCCGACCTCAAGGGGTTCACGACCTTCTCCGAGCGGGTGGCGCCCGGCGAGATCGTCGAGATGCTGAACCGCTACCACGCGGCGGCCGTCCCGTGCGTGCTGCGCAACGGTGGGACGATCGTGCAGTTCGTCGGGGACGCCCTGCTGGCGCTCTTCAACGCCCCCGCCGCCCAGGAGAGACACGCGGCCCAGGCGGCGCGGGCGGGCCTCGCCATGCAGGAGGCGGCCGAGGAGATCGCGGCCGGCAACCCCGGGTACCCGCGGTTCCGGGTGGGGATCAACACCGGGCTCGCGCTGGTCGGCAACATCGGCGCGCCGGAGCTGCGCGGGTTCAACGCGATGGGCGACGCCGTCAACGTCGCCGCCCGCCTGGAGTCACTGGCCGAGCCCGGCACGGTGGTGATCGGTGCGACGACACGCGACCAGCTGGGGCCCGGGGCGACCGTACGTCCGCTCGGACCGCTCGTGCTGAAGGGCAAGGAGCAGAGCGTCGAGGCGTTCGTCCTCACCGCCCTGGACTGA
- the purL gene encoding phosphoribosylformylglycinamidine synthase subunit PurL, translated as MTDSVERAAQTPDEPQPYAELGMKSDEYERVRAILGRRPTASELAIYSVMWSEHCSYKSSKVHLRQFGTKAPKSDALLVGMGENAGVVDIGDGWAATFKIESHNHPSYVEPHQGAATGVGGIVRDIMSMGARPIAVMDSLRFGALDAPDTRRVLPGVVEGISSYGNCLGLPNIGGEVLFDPCYIGNPLVNALCVGLLRKDQIKLATAPGPGNKVVLFGASTGPDGIGGASVLASATFEEESHAKRPAVQVGDPFMEKLLIECCLELFEADVVVGIQDLGAAGVSCATTELAAKGTGGMRVDLGLVPLRDPSLLPEEILMSESQERMMAVVTPEDIDAFMAICARWDVPATVIGEVTDTGRLVMTWKGEVIVDIPPGTAADEGPVYERPYHEPAGQSALNSDHPARLPRPADLRATLLDLLGSANLASKEWVTSQYDRYVRGNTVLAMPADAGVLRVGEVMPGAENTDRGIALATDGNGRYARLDPYAGAQLALAEAYRNVAVTGARPLAVTNCLNFGSPEDPEVMWQFAEAVRGLADACRTLGVPVTGGNVSFYNQTGSTPIHPTPVVGVLGVLDDVRRRVPHGFTAPGLKVVLLGDTHDEFGGSEWAHVAHGHLGGLPPAVNLDAERALATVLVQASSQGLLEGSHDVSDGGLAVALAEAAMARGVGATVRLPVDDAFTGLFSESAGRAVVAVRPESFPALAELCARHEVPCYGLGLTGGGALTVEEVLDIPVDELRAVHEAALPATFGA; from the coding sequence ATGACCGACTCAGTCGAGCGGGCCGCGCAGACCCCCGACGAGCCGCAGCCGTACGCCGAGCTCGGCATGAAATCCGACGAGTACGAGCGGGTGCGGGCGATCCTGGGCCGCAGGCCCACTGCGTCCGAGCTGGCCATCTACTCGGTCATGTGGAGCGAGCACTGCTCCTACAAGTCCTCCAAGGTGCACCTGCGCCAGTTCGGTACCAAGGCCCCCAAGTCCGACGCCCTGCTGGTCGGCATGGGGGAGAACGCCGGCGTCGTGGACATCGGCGACGGCTGGGCGGCCACCTTCAAGATCGAGTCGCACAACCACCCGTCGTACGTCGAGCCCCACCAGGGCGCGGCGACCGGCGTCGGCGGCATCGTCCGCGACATCATGTCCATGGGCGCCCGGCCGATCGCCGTCATGGACTCCCTGCGGTTCGGCGCGCTCGACGCCCCCGACACGCGCCGGGTGCTGCCGGGCGTCGTCGAGGGCATCAGCTCCTACGGCAACTGCCTCGGCCTGCCCAACATCGGCGGCGAGGTCCTGTTCGACCCCTGCTACATCGGCAACCCCCTGGTGAACGCGCTGTGCGTGGGCCTGCTCCGCAAGGACCAGATCAAGCTCGCCACCGCGCCGGGCCCCGGCAACAAGGTCGTGCTGTTCGGCGCCAGCACCGGCCCCGACGGCATCGGCGGCGCCTCGGTGCTCGCCTCGGCCACCTTCGAGGAGGAGTCGCACGCCAAGCGGCCCGCCGTGCAGGTCGGCGACCCGTTCATGGAGAAGCTCCTCATCGAGTGCTGCCTGGAGCTGTTCGAGGCCGACGTCGTCGTCGGCATCCAGGACCTGGGCGCGGCCGGCGTGTCGTGCGCGACCACCGAGCTGGCCGCCAAGGGCACCGGCGGCATGCGCGTGGACCTCGGCCTGGTCCCGCTGCGCGACCCCTCGCTCCTCCCCGAGGAGATCCTGATGAGCGAGTCGCAGGAACGCATGATGGCCGTCGTCACGCCCGAGGACATCGACGCCTTCATGGCGATCTGCGCCCGCTGGGACGTCCCGGCCACCGTGATCGGCGAGGTCACCGACACCGGCCGCCTGGTCATGACCTGGAAGGGCGAGGTCATCGTCGACATCCCGCCCGGCACCGCCGCCGACGAGGGCCCGGTGTACGAGCGGCCGTACCACGAGCCCGCCGGCCAGTCGGCGCTGAACTCCGACCACCCCGCCCGGCTGCCGCGCCCGGCCGACCTGCGCGCCACCCTCCTGGACCTGCTCGGCTCCGCCAACCTCGCCTCCAAGGAGTGGGTGACCTCCCAGTACGACCGTTACGTCCGCGGCAACACCGTGCTGGCCATGCCCGCGGACGCCGGGGTGCTGCGCGTGGGCGAGGTCATGCCCGGCGCCGAGAACACCGACCGCGGCATCGCCCTGGCCACCGACGGCAACGGCCGGTACGCCCGGCTCGACCCGTACGCGGGGGCGCAGCTCGCGCTGGCCGAGGCGTACCGCAACGTCGCCGTCACCGGGGCGCGCCCGCTGGCCGTCACCAACTGCCTCAACTTCGGCTCCCCCGAGGACCCCGAGGTGATGTGGCAGTTCGCCGAGGCCGTGCGGGGCCTCGCGGACGCCTGCAGGACCCTCGGCGTGCCGGTGACCGGCGGCAACGTCTCGTTCTACAACCAGACCGGCTCGACGCCGATCCACCCGACCCCCGTCGTCGGCGTGCTCGGCGTGCTGGACGACGTGCGCAGGCGCGTGCCGCACGGCTTCACCGCGCCCGGCCTGAAGGTCGTGCTCCTCGGCGACACCCACGACGAGTTCGGCGGGTCCGAGTGGGCGCACGTCGCCCACGGCCACCTGGGCGGCCTGCCCCCGGCCGTGAACCTCGACGCCGAGCGCGCGCTGGCCACCGTCCTGGTCCAGGCGTCGTCCCAGGGGCTGCTCGAAGGCTCGCACGACGTGTCCGACGGCGGCCTCGCCGTGGCCCTGGCCGAGGCGGCGATGGCGCGCGGCGTCGGCGCGACGGTGCGGCTCCCGGTCGACGACGCCTTCACCGGCCTGTTCAGCGAGTCGGCGGGCCGCGCCGTCGTCGCCGTGCGGCCGGAGTCGTTCCCGGCCCTCGCCGAGCTGTGCGCGCGCCACGAGGTGCCGTGCTACGGGCTCGGCCTGACCGGCGGCGGCGCTCTCACCGTCGAGGAGGTCCTCGACATCCCTGTGGACGAGCTGCGTGCCGTCCACGAGGCGGCGCTGCCCGCCACGTTCGGCGCCTGA